In a single window of the Aminomonas paucivorans DSM 12260 genome:
- a CDS encoding dimethylarginine dimethylaminohydrolase family protein — MFQNVIVRKPARSLVEGITSAPELGRPDYDLAVKQHQAYREALAACGVKVRVLEPLEAYPDSCFVEDTAVLTRHCAIVSNPGAASRNGEAREMLPTLREFFPPERIESIQTPGTLEGGDVMMVGDHFYVGRSARTNEEGIRQFLAILNRYGLTGSEVPLEKVLHLKTGVNYIENDTLLVSGEFVDKPEFRRFRKIVVPPEEAYGANCIWVNDRVLVPLGYPTVEREVRKAGYEVLLTDTSEYRKLDGGLSCLSLRF, encoded by the coding sequence ATGTTCCAGAACGTCATCGTGCGCAAGCCCGCCCGCTCCCTGGTGGAGGGCATCACCTCCGCCCCGGAGCTGGGCCGTCCGGACTACGACCTGGCGGTGAAACAGCACCAGGCCTATCGCGAAGCCCTGGCGGCCTGCGGGGTGAAGGTGCGGGTGCTGGAGCCCCTGGAGGCCTACCCCGATTCGTGCTTCGTGGAGGACACGGCGGTGCTCACCCGGCACTGCGCCATCGTGAGCAACCCCGGGGCGGCCAGCCGCAACGGGGAGGCCCGGGAGATGCTTCCCACCCTCCGGGAGTTCTTCCCCCCGGAGCGGATCGAATCCATCCAGACCCCGGGCACCCTGGAGGGGGGAGACGTGATGATGGTGGGGGATCACTTCTACGTGGGTCGCTCCGCCCGGACCAACGAGGAGGGGATCCGCCAGTTCCTGGCCATCCTGAACCGGTACGGCCTCACCGGGTCGGAGGTGCCCCTGGAGAAGGTGCTGCACCTGAAGACCGGGGTGAACTACATCGAGAACGACACCCTGCTGGTGTCGGGGGAGTTCGTGGACAAGCCGGAGTTCCGGCGCTTCCGCAAGATCGTGGTGCCCCCGGAGGAGGCCTACGGGGCCAACTGCATCTGGGTGAACGACCGGGTCCTGGTGCCCCTGGGCTACCCCACGGTGGAGCGGGAGGTCCGGAAGGCGGGGTACGAGGTGCTGCTGACCGACACGTCGGAGTACCGCAAGCTGGACGGGGGGCTCTCCTGCCTCTCCCTGAGGTTCTAG
- a CDS encoding alanine/glycine:cation symporter family protein translates to MSFIDLVSVIVWDYMWGMPLVLAILGTGFYLTLRTGFFQFRGFGVAMRHAWNSILGRGEERSRTGILSSAEAMSMALGTTIGVGNIGGVATAIATGGPGAVFWMWLAALVGMIIKMGEITLAVHYRSRDAGGETYGGPNYYMHKGIGVEQGRKGLFHFLSGLFAFGFCTAYFINIQTYTVSEAVGNTFQIPMTTVGIVYTLLLYVMISGGFRTMGRIASKLVPFMCLFYIAAGLFILVRNAPALPAAVALIFQSAFTGSAAFGGFLGATVTQAIKVGLSRSVFSNEAGWGSAPMIHATAQVDHPVRQGLMGIFEVFVDTFVVCSITCLVIVSSGQWSSGLDGATLTLAAFEQGIGRFGRVILALAVFIFGLTTSSGVYAQIEVVVRYLVGESPLKRGILSFYKWTYPLPSLALVYIAVWFGYPGTLIWVFSDASTALPIFANILALLFLTPRFLALLKDYKARYLGEGVVDPTFRVFYEEEVPEVRDERPGSAPEGEGCTDLS, encoded by the coding sequence ATGAGCTTCATCGATCTCGTCAGCGTCATCGTGTGGGACTACATGTGGGGCATGCCCCTGGTGCTGGCCATCCTGGGCACGGGGTTCTATCTGACCCTGCGCACGGGGTTCTTCCAGTTCCGCGGTTTCGGGGTGGCCATGAGACACGCCTGGAACAGCATCCTGGGACGGGGAGAAGAGCGGAGCCGCACGGGCATCCTCTCCTCCGCCGAGGCCATGAGCATGGCCCTGGGGACCACCATCGGGGTGGGGAACATCGGGGGTGTGGCCACGGCCATCGCCACGGGGGGCCCCGGGGCGGTGTTCTGGATGTGGCTCGCCGCCCTGGTGGGGATGATCATCAAGATGGGGGAGATCACCCTGGCGGTGCACTACCGCTCCCGGGACGCGGGAGGGGAGACCTACGGGGGCCCCAACTACTACATGCACAAGGGCATCGGGGTGGAACAGGGCAGGAAGGGGCTCTTCCATTTTCTGAGCGGCCTCTTCGCCTTCGGCTTCTGCACCGCCTACTTCATCAACATCCAGACCTACACGGTCTCCGAGGCCGTGGGGAACACCTTCCAGATCCCCATGACCACCGTGGGGATCGTCTACACCCTGCTTCTCTACGTCATGATCAGCGGGGGCTTCCGCACCATGGGGCGCATCGCCTCCAAGCTGGTTCCCTTCATGTGCCTCTTCTACATCGCCGCGGGGCTCTTCATCCTGGTCCGCAACGCCCCCGCCCTTCCCGCAGCGGTGGCCCTGATCTTCCAGAGCGCCTTCACGGGCAGCGCCGCCTTCGGGGGATTCCTGGGCGCCACGGTGACCCAGGCCATCAAGGTGGGGCTCTCCCGCTCCGTGTTCAGCAACGAGGCGGGCTGGGGGTCCGCCCCCATGATCCACGCCACCGCCCAGGTGGACCACCCGGTCCGCCAGGGGCTCATGGGGATCTTCGAGGTCTTCGTGGACACCTTCGTGGTGTGCAGCATCACCTGCCTGGTGATCGTCTCCTCGGGGCAATGGTCCAGCGGCCTGGACGGGGCCACCCTCACCCTTGCGGCCTTCGAGCAGGGCATCGGCCGATTCGGGCGGGTCATCCTGGCCCTGGCGGTGTTCATCTTCGGTCTCACCACCTCCAGCGGCGTCTACGCCCAGATCGAGGTGGTGGTGCGCTACCTGGTGGGGGAATCCCCCCTGAAGCGGGGCATCCTGAGCTTCTACAAGTGGACCTACCCCCTCCCCAGCCTGGCCCTGGTGTACATCGCCGTGTGGTTCGGCTACCCGGGGACGCTGATCTGGGTCTTCTCCGACGCCTCCACCGCCCTGCCCATCTTCGCCAACATCCTGGCCCTGCTGTTCCTGACCCCCCGCTTCCTGGCCCTGCTGAAGGACTACAAGGCGCGCTACCTGGGAGAAGGGGTGGTGGATCCGACCTTCCGGGTCTTCTACGAGGAGGAGGTCCCGGAAGTCCGGGACGAACGCCCCGGGAGCGCTCCCGAGGGCGAAGGCTGCACCGATCTTTCGTAA